The Larimichthys crocea isolate SSNF chromosome X, L_crocea_2.0, whole genome shotgun sequence genome segment TGACCTGGGACAGCCAGAACAACTTGGAGCTCAATGCTCTAGAGATAGGAGAGATGGTTGTGGCCATGGTCATGGCAGAGGATATATTTCCTGCGGCAGCTGAAGTAATTCAACCTACCAAAGGCaatgatggtgcacttctacATCAATATCATCAATcaagtccatcctcacctcctctatCACCATCTGGTATGCTGACAGACTATATATTGACAGGCTCTATGCATTACATTAATGtacactttttatttaacatgttttggacatgtcttgtttgttttgcaccaaaaataccaaaacaaatacacctacttggcaataaacctgattctgattttgaaTCTGAAGTAATTGCATGATAAGACAAAATAATGTCTTTACATTTGAAATCCATCTCCaatacttgtgtgttttttcatgtttctgctCATGGAGCTTTTTAGGTAGAATCTAACTCCATGCAGACGCACTTCATTTGCTTGATTCCGTGGCTATAGTATGTTTCCATCCTGCATCAACATAATGCAGATGCTCCAGGATAAAACGTACTATAGACATGGAATCAAGCAAATGAAGTGCATCTGCATGAGATCACACCAGATCACACAGGACCAAACACAAATAGACCGTCCGGTCTATAAGgaccattttaaaaaaggaatatAATGAAACATAATGTATTGATGTAAAAAGTCCCATAGTTCAGTTTAGCAGGTTTCCTTAACCTCTGATGACAGTATGGTcattttagatttaattcagtaaatatatattatattattcctTTGAATTTAGCAATAACACTATCAGATGGCTTAGagtccagtaatatgaattCAAAGGTTATTAAATAATGGCCAGAGAGAATTCTGTGGAAAAACTATTGAACATTTTgttcaatttcaatgccatatgagagaacaaggTCAAGAGTGTGGTTAAGACAATGAGTCAGTTTATTTACACTAACAGTTACCAACTGAATCTAATAGAGAGATGCAAAGAGAGGTGTTTTCCAGGTTAGGTGTTGTTACGTGTGGCCAGGAggtaggactgtgtgtgtgtgtgtgtgtgtgttgttgtttctcccaCGCATAATCTCACGCATAATGGCGATATTGCcagctgtagtctctttgactcctgcaatggcattccacgccgcatcttttttctggtgtccttataaaaaggatgtgaggtgaatgattacacctgaaaacctctcacctgttgacttcaggtcagcCCCGCCCATTAGAACGAGTTCTTGGTGTTCTTGTAATAAACTCGATCCGCAGTGAACAcgaagtattttattttgaaaataaaccagggttttattttgtattttgcagcCGATTTCCTTTTCcccgcacggtctgctctgtgctaaATTTATGCACCGTGCTCCGgtgtccgtgaaaaatagaagctctgcgtatgtcCTGCGGAGGGCTGCCagacgccgcagtcgttccggagccgtgacgtAGCGGGGACgaagactgtgtgagctgacacattaactaacattgaaacgtatcagCTCTGTCGCCGtggcggagccgttccgcatgcagtgtattttagcctttaggtgtctctctctccctactcTTTCCCCGCAGGTGACCTGGTGAGGAGGTTGGTGGCTCCGGTTTCCCCATGCCAGGAGTCTGTTGagctgtttggttttgttattttagttttggttcagTGGTTCCCTGGTAGTCCTGTTCTGGTCCTGgtagtcttttcttttcatttaggtAGTGGGTTTTAGGCAGGTTTAGTTTGGGGGTGGATATTGGGTGCGACGGCTGCTGGATGGCTCAgtgttccctctctcttttgtttgttctggacaggaacctccaacccttttgtttggttgttttcttgggaattatttcatttgttttgaattaataaaaattatcATTGTTTTGTGGcaacttttgtcttcatgttttctttcaatatgTTTCGGGCCTTGCAAGCCCTTGAGGTCAGTAACAGGTGTGAAATAACAGGACTTTGAAATGAGTTTAGACATAGTATGTAGTATACAATTTGTAGAAGCCTTTTGACCAAAATAATACTTttgatgctaaaataaatatgttattgttatatatgttttacaaataaattaaaaaatagtaaagcacattattatttacttGCATTCCTGAACAGAAAAATTTGTTTTAGTGGTTGAATGTTAATGCTTGATCAATTTCTGACTTCTCAGAGAAGCAGTGAGctcagtgaaaatgaaagagtcCACAataaagcacttcatgatgctGAATAATCTCTGACAGGTGGTCTAATATGTTCCTCTGTTGGGTTACCGGTTTGTCTATCAATTTTTCCACTGTGAATAGAGAAAAGAACATGTTGCTTGCTAACACTATCACGCTATCAGACTAAACGCTGATGTCGCTAATCTTAACTTTTATCAGCATGCAGACCAGCTAGTTCAGTTAACAAGTACACTAACATAGTGATGATCTCTTTTGTCACATGACTGTCACCATGGCTTCTCCTAAGCTTTTGGGAAGGGGAGTAAGCGAGGGACTGAAATTTTACTACAGATACCGTCAAATCTTACATACTGTACCTTTTaataagaaattaaattaaggtgttttaaagaaattagAACTAAGTCATTTCAGCCATTATATGGAAAAAAGGTCATGACAAATGTAAATCATAAATGGGAATCTGAAAGAGCCATTCACTGACCAGAAGAGTAACAATTAAAGAGGACATGATATGACAAGagatgaaaatataattttatggACCTCTTGACTGGCAGATAAGCTTGGCATAAGATACAGcagaatatattcatatatattaaCAATCTTCGTTAGAACTGTATACACACTAttatctcaaaacatacagtttAAACATGCAGCAGGCTGGAAATAACACATATTCAATAGGATCATCCATTTACATTCCTTAGTATATTATACAATTTTGTATACCGTGGACAGAGACAAGCATTAAATAATACCAACATATCCATTATCACATTTAACCTCATTAACAAATgcttataaataaacatttttttaatgttttcaactCCAATAAACTTAACACATAAGTAATATTCCTCTGGCTTGAATTTTATCACAGTGGAGAGGTCTTTGTTCCTCATTGATTTTGAGAGCAATGTTTTAATGAGCCTATGTCAtgggttttatttcatttcagtgaaCCTGTAACTATGTGTCTATTAGCCTTGGGTCAGCATATGTAtgtcacacacagatacactctCCCTCTTTCAATCTTCCTGGTTCTTAAGCACTTGCTGATCCCTCACAGTCTTTGCCTTACACTTATTTACTGTGGTGCAATGAACAGTTTTAATTCACAACATTCATTTGTTGGGTAGTAAGTGGCAGGTGCATTCTGCTGCAATGTCAACACCTATGTTTTAGGAGTGGTATTACCATTAAGTCAATAATTAATTCTAAGGTTTGTCTCCATTCTTTTGATTGTTTGGATGCAGCAATTTTGTCAACTCTTGAACTGCGCAGCAATTttattgtaacttttttttttcatggttaACCTGCTATATACATATACTGGTATAATGCCTGGCCAATGTCAGGTTCTCCTAAATCCAGGTGTTCCAGCTGGAAGGAAGGTGGCCAGTAAAAGGTGGacatggggcggctgtggcttaGGAGGTAGAGCATATCGTcaactaatcagatgatcaatGGGCTCAATCCCCggttcctccagtctgcatgtctgccttgggcaagatactaaaTGCCAcactgctcctgaaggctgcacaatcagtgtgtgaatgtgtatgaatagtgtacgaatgtgtgtgaatgggtgaatgagatatgtagtgtaaaaagcgctttgagtggtcataACACTtaaggtgctatataagtacagtccatttactatttataGGACCAGATCATCATGGATCTCATGCAAAGGCAGTTGGAGAAGTTTAAGAGCATTGTGTGCACAATTTAAAATCAGAACTGCCTTTTGGATTTCCCTGCCACTCTCCTCAATGTAAGTTGCAGCATCCTGATACTGTCGTACCAGAGTACCACAGTATCAGGATGATGCTGCCCAGAGGCAGGGGGCGTTTATGAGGAGGAAGATGTGATCTCTAGATTACTGTATTTTAAGGGGCTGATCTGGAACCTGGATAGCAAGAGCTTAGCTCCAGGGTCTTAACCCTCAGGCCAAGGTTTAAGAGTTCTGGAACTATGAGGCAGAGGTTTCTCCTGTTACAGGTGCAAGGCCTCCACTGTTTCCACCCTGACAGCCCGGCCAGGGTCCCGGACATAAGCATCCCCTGATGTGACACGTGCTGACATCAGCTTTTACCAGGCCCATCTCAGTGCTTGACTTTTCTCCGCCTTGTCTGTGGGTTATTTATACTAAGGAAGATTTCAGTAATAAGTGAGACCTGCTGTCACAGAAGGACCCCATTCTGGTAAGAGGCATTCACACTATATACTAGGCCAGATATGGCTTCACTTCCGAAGTATACCTCTTGTCACAGTGGAGAGCACTTACTGTCAACTAGTAGTCGTCATGTGGCCCGCCAGGGCCACTTGGGAACCAATACCCTGACCCCCAAGTTCCACTGGGACGCACAGAACGGCCACAGTGATAAACTAGTCAATGTTTCACACTCCACCGGCTCCACTGCAGTCAAGCTCAGTCCATGCCTTGTGTGAGGCCATATGCATTCACCCACTTCCTCTGCTACCAGTTTTTCTCAGGAAGATGAAGCTCCAAAGGGCTCAGGTACTCTCGGTGGCATCAAATTGGCTATACACAATGGATGGCAGAAATACCCCGCTGGAGCACCCATGTGTGCTGCAATCACTTGGTTGGGATGGTGAGGTGGACACTTGCAAGCTTCAGGGGCACCTCAACTTGGCTGCAGTACAGTGCCAAATACTGGGGGAGAAGATCCCTTAACTTGTCACATCACTGTAATCCTGTCCTTCTTTGCCCTAGGTCAAAAATCAACTATCTGGTCCTACCCTATAGCAGTACCTACTGTTAATGACAATTGTGATGGTTTGTCCTGAAGGGGCCCATCCCCTGGCAGCACAATTTTCAAGAGGGGTGTGGTGGCTGCAACCATCCCAGAAGTTTCTGCTGCCCTCCTCGGACCTCCAGGTGGTTTCCAGAGGTATTTGTCTGTCCCGTTTGAGCCAATATCCAGTCTGTGTTGTCTAAGATATAATTTATTCCTCCTGTATGTCTTTTGACAAATCGCTCTTCTCATGACGGATTTGGTATTCGGTTGTCACATGGTTACAGATTCACTGAAGTGAAATCAGCCTAACTGAGACACTGGGGTTTAGTCCTGAACCAATGCCTGATTTGAGCTTTAGATTACTATAAATTACCACATCCAAAGCCAGATATACGTTTCAGTGTTATTTTCAtccagaaacatttttttttttactttcagtcAGAGACCTTCAAGGCAAAAACAGGTAGCAAGTAAATGCAGCAATACACAAAGGAAAAATAACATAACCCGATTAGCATATATTATACAAAAAACTTGTCAAAGAGACTGGGTGAATGAGCCCTTTATGATGGAATTGCTGTAAAGAAAACACTACTAAGAGGGATAAACAAGGAGCAGAGATATGCTTGAGCTGAGGACATAAGGAATGGACAATAGACCAGTGGAATGctggactttggtctgatgactttaaattttagatttttggctctgctgtgtctttgtgagataCAGAGAAGGTGAACAAATGGTATTTACACTTGTTCATGTTTCGCACTGTGCACTGTGAAACATGAAAGAGGATGGATAATGGTGTGGGAGTGCTTTGCTGATGACACTGTTTGCAacttattcaaaattcaaggcacacttaCCAGCATGGttaccacagcattctgcatcATTTCTTTTCAACAGAACAATGATTCAAAACACACCTCCGGACTATGTAAGGGCTGTTTGACATTTAATGGCATACATATTGACAGGAGGTTACACCAAAGAGAGCTCTTTTGAAACCCACTGCTTAAGAACATTGCAACCACTGGGTCCTAATTAACAATTTGACACGAGTAtaggatataaaatatatgatatgAATAAACTGTAATAGGCACTGTATGTTATGTTTGGGTATGGCTGAGGCTTACATAGAATATTCTGCTTGTCCATGTAGTTATTCTTGTATGTGGGCTGCAATTAGTGTTACATTATAGTTAATCAAGAGACATTCTTCCAACCTTAAGTGCTGCTGCTTGCTacctgtttctatttttaaggTCTTAACCAAAAGCTTGCAAAATAAATCTTCACTGAGTTTTGTTTGTCTATTAGTTAAGTCTGATTGTTTTCACTATATCCAAAAGCAATTAAAAACGATCAATCAGTCACACCATTATACTCAGCGatatgttccttcattaccacgAACACACACTAATCTATTCTGTTGGTTGTTGGTTGCTGTTGTTTGACTGTTCTGTTGGTGAGCAGCTCAATTGGGCTTCTTCATTACACACAGATGAACTCTCTTCATCTACATTAACACAGCGGTGTTTCTTCAAGGACTGTGATCGGGTAAACAGTCTCTTACATTGTGAACACCAATATGGTTTCTCTCCAGTGTGGACACGTAAGTGTCGAGTGTAACTATATGAGCTATTGAAACATTTGCCACATTGGTTACAACAATATGGCTGCTCTCCAGTGTGGATACGAAGGTGGCGCATGTAGTTGCTTAGACGACCAAAACCTTTCCCACATTCTTTACACTGGTATGGTTTCTCTCCAGTGTGGGTATGCACATGTTGTTTATAGGTTTTAGAAATAGAGAAACGTTTATCACATAGTTCACAGCGGAATGGTTTTTCTCCAGTGTGGATGCGCATGTGTGATTTGTAATTACCCAACTGTGAGAAGCTCCTCCCACACTGATCACAGCAGtatggtttctctcctgtgtggacacGCAGATGTATCTTATAACTACTTAAGTCACTGAAACTCTTGTCACATTGGTCGCATTCGTATGGTTTCTCTCCAGTGTGATTACGCAGATGCAGGGTAAAATGCCCTGACTGAGTGAAACTCTTGCCACAAAAATCACACTGGTATGGCTTCTCTCCACTGTGGCTAAGTTGGTGTCGCTTGTATGAacttaaaaaactaaaacttttaGGACACTGGTCACAGCAGTATGGTTTCTCCCCTGTATGGACACGCAAGTGTATCTTGTAAATACTGAAgtaaataaaagtcttttcacacTGGTCACACTGGTATGGTCCATTGTGGCCACGCAGGTGTTTTCTGTATTGACTCTGATTGCTGAAATTCCTCCCACACTGGTCACAGCAGTATGGTGTTTCTTTAGTGTGGGTATTCAGGTGTATATTGTATGCATCTAGTTGGCTGAAACTGCGATCACATTGTTGACAGTAAAATAGTTTCTCTGAAGCGTGAGTGAGTTCATGTCTTCTTAGACTACAGATCCGACTGAAAGTCTTCCCACACTTGAGACACTGATGaagtctgctgctgtctctgtctgtccgtttcaactgaaaaaaacagaaataaaaacagagagcaCCTAATCAAATTCTGATTCACACACGTTTGGCATCATTATGTGAACTCTGTAAAGGCACTGGTTCACATGGATGAATTGCATAATAAGATGCATTTTGCtagattagattaaatgttaaaaacagtaattttctGAATGGTTTATGACGATACTGACATTGGTAGTTCTTTTTTTCCCAAGTTTTTTTAACTTACtaaacactgagaaaaaaaagtaaaggaaCAGAAAGCGATAGAAACAGTAAAATTGTTAACACTGGAAATCCTAtattcatccctctctctctattgtaagctgttttttttaacctttggcTGTTTAACTCTGCATatcacaaacaataaaaaaagtattatgTCTATGGATATTCTGTTTGCCTATCATGAcgcatgaataaatacaaaacatcatACATCCAAAACCTGAAAAATCTAAGACCTACAGTAAAATCTAAGTACAGTGCTAGTCAATCTATGAATATTTTctcaatcatttatttttttattactttcttccAGCTGGCCAGAAGTCAGACAAAGAAACGGCATTGAGAATTCAGtgaattttaatataaataattttaatataaaacacaaaatgtacatATCcgatcataaaaacagccaaaaaagtAAAACTTTGCTCATGGTAGAAGGacataaacaaaggaaaaattaccaaatctgagcaagttctATTTGATTTCACATGAGTCCCATGGCCCAAAATTAATGTCCTCCACAGTCAACACCTACTGtagcaaacaaaataaatgaactctTGTCATAGGCTGACTTCACTGCTACCAACATCACTACAACACATAAGTTGATTGaccacagtttttgttttgtcttttacatCAGGTCTGCATATAGTTTGTGCTAAGAAATATATGACAATGATTGATTGTAATTCTTTGATTGAACATTCCAATACAATGAGCTGCAGCAAACATTGGACCCTGACCTCACCTCTTCTGAAGAACTCATGTCACTGGCTTATCAGTGAACGTTAACGTCCTTTAAATTCTTTTCCTTCCCTCAGCACGTCTCAGCTCTGAAATGATCGAATAAAGACAGATTGGTGAGAGCAAGAACATTTACAATACTGAAGATAAATTAATACTAGACTCCAACATTGGAAATATAGCCTCAGTTACTTGTTGTTTATTAGGCACCCCTATATAAACCTAATTCAGTCTGCTAAAACCATATGGACTCCTAACTGTTCAAGTTCAATGATGGATTTGATATTCTGTCCGGCTGTCCAAGATGTGACTattgtattgtgtgtatattgtTTAGGGTGCTGAACTTGGCATTGGCATGTTGCGCAGCTAAGCTAAGGGTAGATTCAGGTTGCAGCTGGAGCTGCAGTGCATTATTACTCAAGTtactttagttttgttgttcTACAGAAGCCTGTTTTGCTCCGCAGTCCTCCCGATATGAGCCTCTAGTAGTCTTTTTTTAGAAACCTATATTTAAAGAGATCAGTTCAAAAAACTATTTCAGATGTCTGTAGGCTTGGGCCATAGTATCAAGGTATACGGTATGACTTTGAATACAGTAAAATTCAGACGCTTCTCTTTCTATTAAACTGATGAGATGCTGCATTTGGGTTATACATCTTTAATGCAACAATGCAATAAACCCCTTTCATTGTACAGCAGTtgcaaaaacaacagctgcagcCCTTATTAGCATTGTAGGCTATTACCAGCAGCTgtgcttttacattttcctgaaaTACTGTCAAATACCATATACTATGATGACATGTCAGGGATGTACAGTGGTGGCCAAAATGATTAGAACACCTGGCGGATctgaaaatatttactttttttagcCTCCAAAACATGATTTTGTTGCAGATTccttttaataacaataatgcattttatttcaaagcgcCTTTCAAAACACCCAAGGACActatacaaagacaaaaagcaatagaaatacaaagattaaaaaggcaatacacaataaaaagcacaggctgtaaaatataaaacaaagaaatgattaaaagtcAAAGTGCATAGGctaactgaaacaaatgagttTTTAGTCTAGATTTGAAGAGGGGTAAAGAGTCAATATTGCGGATGTCAGGGGGTAATGCATTCCAGAGTTGGGGGAGCAGAGCAACTGAAAGCTCTACTCCCCATAGTACTGAGGCGGGCAGTGGGGACagtaaggaggagggaggaggaggaacgaaGGGAGCGAGAGGGAATAGCAATGTGAAGAAGATTAGACAGGTAAGGAGGGGCAAGATTGTGGTTgtactttaaaatgaattctgTGCTTAATGGGGAGCCAGTGGAGATGCTGTAGTACAGGGGTAATATGGTGAAATGAAAGGGTTCTGGTAATGATGCGGGCAGCTGAGTTTTGGACCAGTTGCAGCTTGTGAAGGGATTTGTGGgggagaccaaagaggagggaATTACAGTAGTCAAGACGGGAGGTGACAAGGCTGTGTACAAGGATGGAAGAGgtgtgggaggagagggaggggcgAAGACGATTAATATTGCGTAGGTGAAAGTAAGCGGACCTAGTGATGTTGTTAATGTGGGAGTGGAATGATAGAGAACTGTCTAGGATGACACCCAAGCTCTTGACCTGGGGAGAGGGGGAGACTGAGGATCCATCAATTGAAAAAGAGATATTGCTAGCTTTGGATAGGGTGGATTTGGTGCCTATAAGGAGGACTTctgttttgtcactgttaaGTTTTAAGAAGTTGGAGGTGAACCAGGATTTGATTTCGGATAAGCAtgaggtgaggggggggggggggggagtgacAGATGGTTTTCCGGATAGGTAGAGCTGGGTGTCGTCGGTATAACAGTGGAAATTGATGTTAAATTTACGGAAGATGTTGCCAAGTGGAAGGAGGTAGGTGATAAAGAGGAGGGGCCCCAGGACTGATCCTTGGGGTACGCCAGAGGTAACGGGAGGG includes the following:
- the LOC104939949 gene encoding zinc finger protein 239, with product MSSSEELKRTDRDSSRLHQCLKCGKTFSRICSLRRHELTHASEKLFYCQQCDRSFSQLDAYNIHLNTHTKETPYCCDQCGRNFSNQSQYRKHLRGHNGPYQCDQCEKTFIYFSIYKIHLRVHTGEKPYCCDQCPKSFSFLSSYKRHQLSHSGEKPYQCDFCGKSFTQSGHFTLHLRNHTGEKPYECDQCDKSFSDLSSYKIHLRVHTGEKPYCCDQCGRSFSQLGNYKSHMRIHTGEKPFRCELCDKRFSISKTYKQHVHTHTGEKPYQCKECGKGFGRLSNYMRHLRIHTGEQPYCCNQCGKCFNSSYSYTRHLRVHTGEKPYWCSQCKRLFTRSQSLKKHRCVNVDEESSSVCNEEAQLSCSPTEQSNNSNQQPTE